A single window of Gadus morhua chromosome 22, gadMor3.0, whole genome shotgun sequence DNA harbors:
- the tmem200b gene encoding uncharacterized protein tmem200b: MKTKGLPTLSPSHQTHKPRFSLRSKKKKAGVIRGKLRIRSIPGAFLVLGIVVVVVGTGLAVAGYWPYRISRASMLGPGKAEGVSNTQTSSWSLGAQSLLTTAGLIHSERMKLLGPVIMGVGLFILICANTVLYENRDRETQVLLAQMRNVICSVSAVVPSAELTEMAVTNSMAKHYQWVSTLPAAHLNILCLQASSEPLLITRTQQQQHEETAEGKYQQAVQWTQALHHQESASTPSLHSSSSSRNSSATDLTSRLNPGREAAAAVPPVRPASSSQYSNCLVSASSMSTLEGEDPEVATPRRCHSVSYRTNPRGAPLLREGGREERGGPRALRREASLQVCVNVPEQRGPPPGEGRPSEEEAHRSWPRLDLGCGRRYLKLENKEDSVDRLLDQMEQQCSPWDMSFGSGPFQ; this comes from the coding sequence ATGAAGACCAAAGGCCTGCCCACACTCTCCCCGTCCCACCAGACCCACAAGCCCCGCTTTAGCCTGCGGAGCAAGAAGAAGAAAGCGGGGGTCATCAGAGGCAAACTGCGCATTCGCTCCATCCCGGGGGCCTTCCTGGTGCTGGGgatcgtggtggtggtggtgggcacgGGGCTAGCTGTGGCGGGCTACTGGCCGTACAGGATCTCTCGCGCTTCCATGCTGGGACCCGGCAAGGCGGAGGGCGTCTCCAACACTCAGACGTCGAGCTGGAGCCTGGGAGCCCAGAGCTTGCTGACCACGGCCGGACTCATCCACAGCGAGCGCATGAAGCTCCTCGGCCCGGTCATCATGGGGGTGGGGCTCTTCATCCTGATCTGCGCCAACACGGTCCTCTACGAGAACCGTGACCGGGAGACCCAGGTGCTGCTGGCGCAGATGCGCAACGTCATCTGCTCCGTGTCTGCCGTGGTGCCCTCGGCAGAGCTGACCGAGATGGCCGTGACTAACTCCATGGCCAAACATTACCAGTGGGTGAGCACCCTGCCCGCCGCCCACCTCAACATCCTGTGTCTGCAGGCCAGCTCCGAGCCCCTGCTAATCACCAggactcagcagcagcagcatgaagAGACGGCAGAGGGGAAATACCAGCAGGCGGTTCAGTGGACCCAGGCGCTACACCACCAGGAGTcggcctccaccccctcccttcactcctcctccagctcccgcaACTCCAGCGCGACGGACCTCACCTCCAGGCTCAACCCCGGGCgggaggccgccgccgccgtgcctCCGGTCCGCCCGGCCTCCAGCTCACAGTACAGCAACTGCCTGGTGTCGGCCAGCTCCATGTCCACTCTGGAGGGCGAGGACCCGGAGGTGGCCACGCCCCGGCGCTGCCACAGCGTCAGCTACAGGACTAACCCCCGCGGGGCCCCGCTCCTGCGGGAGGGCGGCCGGGAGGAGCGCGGGGGGCCCAGGGCCTTGAGGAGGGAGGCCAGCCTGCAGGTTTGCGTCAACGTCCCGGAGCAGAGGGGCCCGCCGCCCGGCGAGGGGAGGCCGAGCGAGGAGGAGGCCCACCGCAGCTGGCCCCGGCTGGACCTGGGCTGTGGGAGGAGGTACCTGAAGCTGGAGAACAAGGAGGACTCTGTGGACAGGCTGCTGGATCAGATGGAGCAGCAGTGTTCCCCCTGGGACATGAGCTTCGGCTCCGGGCCGTTCCAGTGA